In the genome of Stomoxys calcitrans chromosome 4, idStoCalc2.1, whole genome shotgun sequence, the window CATATATGtaacattattttaaatttatggtTATTGCAGCGCATATGCTAAAAAAAGAACCGTTAACTAAAGCAACTCAACGAGAACGAGAGAGAAAGACAGAGAGAGTAGTGATATGACAATTGTTTGCACATAGCCAACCATTTTttcgtcataccgtttgtaacatagATAGTTAAGAATACATAACCGCCATACCACGGTGTTACAGCCGTTAACTGAAGCTACTTCAGCGGAGTTGCCAACGTCCAAAAATTTACTTAGTAGGACTTCCAAAATTTATCAATGCAAAGTTTGGATACCGCTAAGTATCGAAACAAAGCAACTGTGGGCTTTATGCACGATATGAACATACTGAAGGCATTTAtagtttattatacccttcatcatATTTAggttggggatatactaatttcgtcattctgtttgtaactcctcgaaatattcgtctaagaccccataaagtacatatattcttgaccgtcatgacggacatggacatggctagatcgactcaaaatgtcatgacggtttgccgaaagcacgccactttcgaaggagtgaagctagccccttgaaattttgcacaattatttcttattagtgtaggtcagttgggattgtaaatggactatatcggtccatgttttgatatagctgtcatataaaccgatctgggatcttgacttcttgagtctctagagggcgcaattatcgtccgatttgactgaaattttgcacgtggtgttttggtatcacttccaacaagtaactacggtttaaatcggatcttaacctaatacagctgctaataaaccgatcttcgatcttgacttcttgaaccactagaggccgcaattcttattcgatttggctgaaatttttcatgacgtgttttgttatgactaccaacaactgcgccacatatagatcaaatcggtctataacctgatatagctgccctataaaccgatcttcgatcttgacttcttgaaccatcagagggcgcaattcttaaccgatttggctgaaatttagcatgaagtgttttattataacttccaacaactgtgctaaatttggttcaaatcggtctataaccgatttggctgaaattttacagggcgtgtttcgctataacttccaactactgtgcttagtGTGGCACAAATTAGtctaaaaactgatatagctgccacataaaccgatctgggatcttgacgtcttgagcctctaaagggtgcaatttttatccgatttggttgaaattttacaaggcgtgtttcgctataacttccaactactgtgcttcgtatggctcaaatcggtctaaaaactgatatagctgccatataaaccgatcagggatcttgacgtcttgagcctctgaagggcgcaatttttatccgatttggctgaaaatttacaggCCTTGTTTCGCTGtaacttccaattactgtgcttcgtatggctcaaatcggtctaaaaactgataaagctgccatataaaccgatctgggatcttggagtcttgagcctctagagggcgcaatttttatccgatttggctgaaattttgcatgatgtgttttgttatgacttccaacaactgtgctaagtttggttcaaatcggtctataaccgatttggctgaaatgttgcatgggGTGCttcgctataacttccaactactgtgcttagtatggctcaaatcggtctaaatactgatatagctgccatataaaccaatctgggatcgtGACGTCtttagcctctaaagggcgcaaattttatccgatttggctgaaattttacggggcgtgtttcgctataacttccaattactgtgcttagtatggctcaaatcggtctaaaaactgatataggtgccatataaaccgatctgcgatcttgacgtcttgagcctctagagggcgcaatttttatccgatttggctgaaattttgcatgatgtgttttgttatgacttccaacaactgtgctaggtatggtacaaatcggtccataaactggtatagctgctatattaaccgatcgtgcatcttgacttcttgagccactagagggcgcaattcttccgatatggctgaaatttagcatgacgtgttttattgcaacttccaacaacggtgctaagtatggttcaaatcggtccataacctgatatagctgccatataaaccgatcttcgatcttgatttcttgaaccactagagggcgcaattcatatccgatttggctgaaattcagtatggagtattttgttatgacttcccacaaccgcgataaatatggttcaattcgatacataacctgatatagctatcatataaactgatctggaatcttgacttcttgagcctctagagagtgcaattcttatcggattttgctgacattttgtacaacggattcttccatgaccttcaacatacgtgtcttatatggtcttaatcgatctatagcctgatacagctttcaCATGGACataatggactgaaatattagccaatgacttctactatggtcttcaacattcaatttacttatggtccgaatcggactttaacttgatatatctccaatagcataacaattgttttccattattctttgtttgtctaaaaagagataccgcgcaaagaactcaacaaatgcgatccattcggcaccgccgaacttagcacgctcttacttatttctAGCCTAGTTtcttgaaaatattgggttgcccaaaaagtaattgcggatttttcatatagtcggcgttgacaaattttttcacagcttgtgactctgtaattgcattcattcttctttcagttatcaactattacttttagcttgctttagaaaaaaagtgtaaaaaaagtatatttgattaaagttcattctaaggtttactaaaaatgcatttactttcttttaaaaaatccgcaattactttttgggcaacacaatagacaaaaaataaagtatTCGTCGTTTAATTTTAAGCCTCAAAGGGAATCGAGACTACCTGATTGGGGCGGTTTCGATTGCTCTGGGTCTCGCTGCGAGCCATGGGGGCAAGACATTGGTCTGCACTGATAACCTtggttgttttgttgttgttgttgtagcagtgtgttatacactgaggcgcttgccgatgaagaactccatcgggtcaatccggtacatacaatcggctgccatgggattgataacCTTGGTGTTCTGAGAGTGATAATTCTAGGGCTATTTTCgtcttttttttcttcaaggTTAACACGGCGACATATCAACTGAATTAATGTCGCAGACTTaacaggggccgaattaccgcatacgtgatcgagtgcgctttcgtatcgaatggaATTTTATCTCGTATTTAATGGATGTAATACCACGTTTATAcacatttcaatttaatttttttttaaattataaaccatTTAAACACATTTGGCGttcctaaatttcaaaaattgtgttTCAATAAGCAAatgcataattcacaatagagggaatttgaacgattttactcgttcacgtatgcggtaattcggccccaggtCTGACAGCATGCTACTTGCACGGCTCAGTGTTCGAGAGGGCCGATTTCAAATTTTCTCAAGCGAAGAACTCTTATTTCATCTCTATGTGGTATGAACTACTcttgtttttgctttgtaactaacttttggtttaaatttcttttttttccagcTCTTTATCCAACTTCTACCCCCAACCGTCCAGAGTTTAGATTATAATGTATTCGCTATAGCTGCTTGGTAAAATCTGAAATCTAAAAATATAGGAAAAAATCATTTgtattttagaatttttcaatttttatttcaatattcattcatttatttttgtttgttgctgtTTGTAGTTCTCATTAATGTACATATACATCAAACATAAaatagaattttatttatttttttttttggattttttccatttttttttgtttttgttgttggttttcatTTCTACGAAACTACATACAAActagaaattttcttaaaaattaggttttagaaaataattttgtaaaatgaatatttaaaataatagtAAGAATAGCAttaagaataataaataaactaTGATCTccgtaaagaaaataaaataacgaAACTTAATTTGTGTTTTTACTGAGTTTGCTCTGTTTggtgtacaaaaaaaaagtcaaaatcaaattttcagttttctatatttttgtttttgaaaaacatgGAAACGAtaacgaaataaaattttgtttttgttttctcccaataaattataaatttaattcaatatCAACATTATGATAAtgttaagagtttttttttggaattaatTGGATTAATTTCAATTGTAATTGAATTTGTTGTTAgaatatcaaaaataataaCTAAAGTCCTATAGCTGATTAAGCAAGAAACAAGAAATTAAACTGAAATGtagaagaaaaataaacatttccTGTTTAAATTAATAAGGGAAACTATACagcaagagtttttttttttttttgagggaaTTCTTTGTCGTTACAATCACTTTCCGCCCATGTATGCTATTTTGGGTTAACCATATTATATCCATTTAAGATGtcttgtatttgttttttgaggtttataatttaaaatttgtgtgtgtgtgtgtgtgttccggtTTGTTTAAGAGTTATTGACTATAGTTATGATAATTTCTCAAatgtggttttctttttttttgtataatcaTTAAGCATTATTGttattataattaaatattaattataattaatttttgtatagtttagtttataattataaaagtcgtatatggtttcatttaaatttttctgtgttttgtttttattattttggattgtttgtttctgtttttgtaatatttaagaataatatttttgtttttatttatcaattatgtaaaaaaggaaataaacttaaatgaaaaataaagtccATAAATTAAGCGTCGTTTTGGTTTgttggttttctttttctttcacaGTTGTAGCTATTTAATACTACAACTCAAGtgtttatttgttgttattttagaatatttttcaaaaaatattcttaataagaattatgaaaaataaaatatgtgtgTTTCTTAACCAGTTGTATGgtactttttataaaaagtaaccttggtTAGTTTAGGGTAACTTAAAAGTTTGCTTTTGTATTTTTAGAAGTTGACTTCTTCCACCCTTTCGGCATCAGACTTAAGATCCTGTACTAATAGATCATGACATGATTTCGGTATGAGAGTGCCTACAATTTTTTCACCTTCTGTGGTTTTCATGCGTATAACTTGCATCTTATTATTGGCATTACGCATGGCCAAGATTTGTTCCACTCGCGACCACACCGATAGAACAGAGCCAGCCAAAACGCTATACAAACGTTGTCGTAGACCAACCTAAAGTGAAAAAAAGAGAACAAAGTTATAGTAATAAAAAAGTCAgcgatttttaaaaatatattagtaTATCCCAGCACTCGAGATTCGAGTGTCCTTTATGTCCAGGTGTTATGTTTAACCCTTTCCCTCTGCAAAGCCACagtatttgcattttttttacggTTAGTGATATTCTTAGTGTTTGCTACAGCAATTGATACATCTAACAATTTTTCCGATCCTTACTGCTAGTATTAGACGAACACACTACTCTTACATAGTATCTATGGGCATTGACTCAAAGTTATTGTTCTCAAATGGTAAATAAATTGGCCTGAAATAAACACAAATACAGTAGATCTTATTCTGCAGTGGCAAACGATAAACACAACTTTCACCTATGCGAATAAAACATGACTTCATATAACCCACCAAAATTATTCACAATTCACCACTTGCCATTTCATAGCAAAACGCAAGATTCACTTAACAAGGTTGCGTCAAGCAATCAGCCGACATAAAATTGTTTGAATTTTCGTTTCTCTTACTTGTTGGCTATGTGGTTCACATTCACCTCATATAACCCACCAAAATTATTCACAATTCACCACTTGCCATTTCATAGCAAAACGCAAGATTCACTTAACAAGGTTGCGTCAAGCAATCAGCCAACAtaaaattgtttcaattttcgtttttcttactTGTTGGCTATGTGGTTTACATTCAAATCAAATTGTATGAAtgaagtatgcaaaatttaaatatttcaacCAGTATTTTAAAAAgatgtgaaataaaaacaaaattctacaaTATACTGCATTTTgtcaaagaaaaacaatttttactgACTTTTGTTGACATTCACAATAGGCAGATTTTGACAATCTTAATGATGTTTAaagggcctatccactttatgttttcgctaTAATGTGGCAGAGTGCGTGCGATAGAGAGTAAAGCGTGTTGTTTGTTTACATAACcggtctgttctagccaatgacagcaaagcagtagccctcttcaagtctagattaggctacatagctttggaatgctcacagccccctctttatgaccatctatcattcgttgtcctcgagtctggtcctgaaaactttacttacatgtcgctagaggcatacccacagattccagtatccctggaatgtgtagggtagttcctagtctcgcaagctcattcgctttataattccctgggatatctgtgcggcccggcacccagaacaggtgaattttgaactgttcagccatctcgttgagagaactGTGACAGTccggggcggtttttgtgttcagaaatacgttccccagggatttaatatcttcctggctgtctgagtagatttttatgccaatcgtcgtaatgacgttatatcttagccattccaccattccCACCACTAAAATGACTGCTACACTACAGGGCAGCTGATACGAATTGTTAACAACTTGacactggtatatctgtcaaactacAGCTATATTACATTCGTTTTTTATAGTTCTTTATAGTGTTTACAAGTAAATGCCTTCATATTACTATagggaaaatattttggaagctGCAAACATTTTGGTCGTATTCTTGGTATCGTCATATAAAGCTCAagaatgtataaaaaaaagttgtagTTTGAATTGGTAATAATTCGCGTCAGCTATTCtgagtttaatttttttctcaactCATTTTAGCTTACACCAATTATCAACAACTCATCAAAGATAATATTCGAATAAAAGTCTATCTTACCTCACATTCTGCACCCACGCTGACATTACGGCAATTACCATTCCAATAAGCATGTGAGCAGGTATTAACCGAAGCATCATATTGTTCGGTCCAATGCTTTTCGGCATCTGACatggttacttttttgtatttcttttcgATTTCAGCTAACGACTCATGACGTACTTGAAGACCGGTATTGGGACGGTAAATCTGGAACATGATCTCTTTTTTACTGGGCTTACCATCCTTCTTCTTGCCGCTTTGCAAAGCATTTTGAGGTTGATTTTCCAATTCGACAGCCAAAATAGCAGTACGTTTGTTATTTCGCACCTGATGTGAAAGATAAAAGCCTTCATTTTCAGAAATTAAGTCGGCATATCTGTAAAGAGtataaattattgtttttatctattttttcaCTTTAGGAGATTTGTAGAAAAATTAAAGTTAAACTATTCTGTAAAAACAAGAGTTAGATGTACTCTAATACGTTACTACTACGCACTTCTCAATAGCCTCTTGCCATATCATGCCTCGCTCCACACGCACAGTATGTAATTCGGCGGGAGCTTTGCCAGTGGCATGTTTACGTATAAATCGCACCAGTTTGACTCGAGTTACATTCTCGCCAGCCGCTCCCAAATCTGTAAAATATAAGCAAACATATAAAGGAGTCAGTTTCAGTTTTTCATTGTTGCTTTAAAACACTTACCTAAAATACCCAAATCAAAACGTCCTCCCTTGCGAGCCTGATTGATAATGGCCGCCAGGgtatcagtgaaatatttgaATAGACGATTTTGCAAATCTACTGGCATACCCAAAATTCTATTCAAAAATTTCGATATATTATTGTAGTCTTTGTCCAAGCTCAACAAACCCGGTGTGGTTTCACTATTAACTATAATACCCACACCTAGCAGGGCATTGGCAATATCCTTAAAGAATTCGCCGTGATAATCGGTGGGTGGTGGCACCAAGGGCTGTTCATAGCCCATGATAGCTTTCATCACAGTTTCTAAAGCCGTACGGCCATATTTGTTGTCAATATTGAATTGCGACAAGTCGCGCGTCTCAGTAGCTCTACGATCGCCATGCGTTAAGGCACCCAATGATTCTAAACGCTTGGCCACGGTGGAGGCGAAACGTCGTTCACCCGCCAAATCGGAGATGAGGAATATGTATTCGGGTGCATTGACTTGATTGGAACGATGTGTACGACCGAACTGTTGGATGGCGCGATCTGCAGACCACGGCAATTCGAGGGTGATATGGACACGTCGTCTCTGATTGCGCACACGACGATCACTTTGCAGCGAAATACCACTTGAGGCGGCCTCCGAGATAATGGCCACATCTTTGGTGCCATCCATAAAGCGCTGTTTTTCGGTAATGTTTAAGGTTTCCAGAGGAACATCTTGTTCCGATCTTGATTCGTACTGTATAGAACCATCATCGGATTGGACCACACGTCCTTTGCGGCCTGTCATTTCGGCTACATTGTCCGGCCCGCCAAGTTCATCGATTAGCTGATCCAAAGTGTTGGGTGGCAAACGTTCGCCCAGTAATTCGATTTTACGCAAAAGTTCCTCTTTCATGGAGCAGGCTCTCTCAATGGCATCCTTGGGCGGTGGACCATAATTCATTTTGACCCCGTGCACTCCTATGGGTGTCACTGTTCCCTTGAGTTCTTGTTTCTTCTGTAGTAAATCTTGAATTTTGTCTTGTGTAGAGACGGGAGCCTTCTTTTTCGGTGGTGAAACATTACTCAGCGTTAAGAAATtactgctattgttgttgttattcatGGAGCCTTGTCCCAATGATGTAGCTGCTGTTGCGGAGGATGCGTCCTTGGTTTTcgtcttctttttcttcttctttttggcACGGGCCAACCAAGGATCAGTATCTGAGTCTGAGCCACTTGCCCCAAATGGATTAAAATCGGATGATTCGTAGCTGTCACTACGATTGCCGGCATCCGATTCTTCTGATTCGGAATTTTTAAAATCTGAATCATTATTGGATTCATTATCGGAATCCTTATCATCATCATCGGAATCATTCCAAGAATCATTGCGCGATTTCTTATTGTTGCGCATCTCAGAACGTGAAGATTTTCGTTTGTTGCTACTGTTATTGGTGGACGAAGAGGAGGGATCATCTTTATATCTATTGGCTGCCTTAACTTCGGCAATAATTGATTGTATGGTGGATTTGTGATTCTCTGGTTCAGAGAGACCTAATATGCGATTAATGCGGTTGCGATCGGGAGCTGGAAAATGCTTTTCGACTAGAGATTGAAAAACGCCCCtagaaaagaagaaaagaaaaatgaaaaagtaGAGAATAATcatcaattaaattaaaagggAGTTAAAGGTGTTTAACCAATACAACAACCAAGCCTACAAAAATTTATTGGAGTTACTCAAGTTTTCCCTTCCACAAAGTTAATGGATTTTAACATATCGTCAAATGTAAATATTGGTTTTTCATGGAGACTGGCCTATAATATCGAGGTTTTACTTACTTTGCTGTTGATACAAAATCTGTAAGTTCTCCATCTTCTCGTTCCAGTTGTTCCAGAGTACGTGCTTCACCCGTCGATTGTAGACCTATGACTACACATTTGCCATATTTAATGGCTTCTCGAGCTATGTGCACGACATGATTAACTTTGGCAGCTATAcacaaatatttgaaaaaacgTTGATGTGACGACCAAAATTGACCCCACATGGTTTTTTTCATGCGACTCTCGGCATCGATTAGATCAGCAGCCTCAATGAATTTGTGCATGGCTTCTACCcactgaaaacaaaaaaaaaaaaaaaacagttaaatTGGGAGaagaaaattaaagattttaaataACATTACCAATTGTACCGACTCATCATAGATGCGGCGAAAATCTTTGGACAAAGTTACTTCTTCGATTTTGAAAGTTACTCCATGAAAACTTAGCTGGCGAGCTATATACATGCCTCGCAATTTCATGTCCATGGCCACAATTTCCATGGCTCCAACACCTCTGTTTTAGGGGAAAAAAAGATTTATCACACTTTCTCTTTGGTTATGCCTGTAATACAAACCTTTTCTCAACAGCCGCTATGAAATCATTAAATGTGGGAAAAGCCGTACCCTGACCCCATAAACCTAAACGCACCATATACGCCATGTTTTTGGGTTCTGAAGCACCAGTTGCCGAAGCATATACTACACGAGCTCTGGGTAATTTATTCTGCAATTCCAATACGGTTTGACCGGTTTTTGTAGGCTTTCCTGAACCCACGGGACACAAATTTTTGGCCTTGTGACACTCATCGAAAATTATCAGGCCATCGAAATCCTCGCCGCACCATTGAAGTAATTGTTTAAGTCTTGATTTATATTTACCAGTCTTGTTATTCGATTCACCGATTAATGCGGAGTAGGTGCTAAAGATGACACCTTTCTTTACATTGTTGTTAACCTCGGAATTGATTTTGGCATATTTAAACTAAAGAGAAGAGAATACACACAAAATATGCATTAGAAACAAATATAAATCATAAAGGAAAAAAGCGGGCCAAAAGGCGAGACTTTCCCATAGTTGAGTGAAAAACCTCTCGTGTTATACACCGCGAATAGTAATAGTTTTACTTGTAATAGTTGTAGCTACGACTCCTGAGTGTTTAATATGGTAATCTATATTAGCTATAGGTAAATACCTCAACTATAGCATTTCTAATGTCAGTGCTCGGCATTCGCGGCGATACCACatttgaaccaacttaggggcataGAATGGAAAACGATTTTGTGTGCAGCACGAAATTCCggaatgattttattttttcgagtttactttttagtatttatagcGCTCTACAAGtcgatttctggcttaggtgtatgactATAGTGACATGGAGCAGATTGATTTCTgcagcctcttttcaacataacctaacataACTAATTGCAAACTATTGTGCATGTACACAAGAGCATTAATAAGTCCATGGGCTTAGAAATAATGTGCACATGTGTAATTTCGCAAGAAGTTTCGTGTAGACTAGACCCCTCAACAACATGAGAGAGTGGTAATTCAGTGTTTTACATTTATCTCTAAGTATAATAAACTTGGAATAGTGGCCCATACCTGTACCGGATTAGCGCATCGGACCCTACCTTACACTGCAGCACTATTTATTACTTTCATTTAGTGCATTATAAAGTATTTTGAAAAAGTAgtaagaaaatagaaaaaacgtATACAAACAACAGCTGCCAACAAATTGTTATCATTCACAATAGTAAAATTAgcctatttgcaaattttgcccatgaacattccactagggaacaggggcaaacttctcacatatcaatgagtgcagtccgattcaagtttaagctcaatgatgaggcgcctcctttttatagccgagtccaaacggcgtgcggCATTCACAGTAGTACCAAGGTAAAATTACTTTCATAGTTAACAAGAGAGTAGAGGTGCATAAACTTCGTTCAAATCTTACCTGGTTTATCGCATTGATATCAATGAAGACTAGATTTCAGAATCTTTGAACTATCTATTGATAGATTTTTCGtgttttttacaattttgttaagaaaatataattttcgCATCATCAGGCGAAACCTTATGCGGTTGAAGTAGTGTGCCACTTTAGTATTAAATTTGACACTTTTGACGATGCTACTTGTGTCTCACTATTTCATTGAGTCACTATTAACCATGTATTTGCCCTTAAGTaacctttgttgttgttgtagccagatTTCCGTATGTGGAGATAGTGATCCTCGCAAGCTattaggtgagcaagcttgttccagtccataggaccgattgcCGCAAGaacgttgttgttggtgttgttgtaaccacattttcatgtggaggtggcgatccttgtcaagctcctgtaggtgagcaagctcgttacggtccaaaggaccgattgccgcgggagcagggtgaccattggttatttaaaggcaccaataactcgccatgtcatattgagcatcgtaggcactcagtatttgtacaagagccggtgccacccgaactttcactgagactctccgcgaTACCGCTGAGTGtctgcgactgcagttacagctactccggatggagcattccacgaTCTGCAACCTTCAGACGCAGGTGGTGtttacagcaatgaacaccacacagatcgaacgtcaatgttccagcttgtgtggtgctcacagctatcccaggCCGCATTTGTGTACTTATGGCACTGAACATCTACGTTCATTAGTTTTggttagagtggcagtcttTTATTTAATGGACTCACTTTACAATTTTAGTTCATTGTTATACCACAGCTGCGACAAATCATGCCTCTGGTGGGAGGCGAACCCATGATCCCCGCACTGGTTAATGCTGGCTACTGGCTATTTGACGCTGGCTGAAGGAAGGCCCTCAACAATATAAAACTTCTTTCCGAAAATACGTCGTTCAGCTGTACTTGAATCGTACAGAAACCcaatgttccttaatgggatgtacatagaaaattttgcatttacaaGGTGAAAGATGTATAGAATTCGGCTTAACGGAACTTTACCCCTATATTAAATGTGCcactatttgtaacaccttttTCAAATATTAGTGCCACTATTTCTAAAGAATGCCACCTTATTGCCACTTTTTAAAAACCATAACGCTGGCTGTTGGCATATGCTATAACAGCCGATAAC includes:
- the LOC106085723 gene encoding protein strawberry notch isoform X1 — its product is MTSTKRSFDFDDAIDEDSGSDFDEDEDPDKIEVPGGGRDLQTAVTYAKNSTIKKQGHLNNNSLLISNQTGGATSAFNRNHTMPKKIQSSPSVGMPTSSSNAGGNPESAGGMPSFNTSQLMGMAALAAAMFNATSETKSPTNSGNMNLNIGAIGGMGSMSGGLQASTSATAASRQNSTATSISYQANSGLNKAASLLAQMTMGLGNFEPAPAPVASTANNTGLSSQSKMNAIVLQKIQALVAANPQFLTSGIPNQLLQQLLMQPMKTIQKQVTNTPTTVVQHEEDEADYEEMGVAETYAEYWPAKLKLGKKHPDPVVETASLSSVEPCDVYYKLSIPLDTIQSGQLSALQLESITYASQAHDHLLPDGSRAGFLIGDGAGVGKGRTIAGIIYENYMKGRKKALWISVSNDLKYDAERDLNDIGAAKIEVYALNKFKYAKINSEVNNNVKKGVIFSTYSALIGESNNKTGKYKSRLKQLLQWCGEDFDGLIIFDECHKAKNLCPVGSGKPTKTGQTVLELQNKLPRARVVYASATGASEPKNMAYMVRLGLWGQGTAFPTFNDFIAAVEKRGVGAMEIVAMDMKLRGMYIARQLSFHGVTFKIEEVTLSKDFRRIYDESVQLWVEAMHKFIEAADLIDAESRMKKTMWGQFWSSHQRFFKYLCIAAKVNHVVHIAREAIKYGKCVVIGLQSTGEARTLEQLEREDGELTDFVSTAKGVFQSLVEKHFPAPDRNRINRILGLSEPENHKSTIQSIIAEVKAANRYKDDPSSSSTNNSSNKRKSSRSEMRNNKKSRNDSWNDSDDDDKDSDNESNNDSDFKNSESEESDAGNRSDSYESSDFNPFGASGSDSDTDPWLARAKKKKKKKTKTKDASSATAATSLGQGSMNNNNNSSNFLTLSNVSPPKKKAPVSTQDKIQDLLQKKQELKGTVTPIGVHGVKMNYGPPPKDAIERACSMKEELLRKIELLGERLPPNTLDQLIDELGGPDNVAEMTGRKGRVVQSDDGSIQYESRSEQDVPLETLNITEKQRFMDGTKDVAIISEAASSGISLQSDRRVRNQRRRVHITLELPWSADRAIQQFGRTHRSNQVNAPEYIFLISDLAGERRFASTVAKRLESLGALTHGDRRATETRDLSQFNIDNKYGRTALETVMKAIMGYEQPLVPPPTDYHGEFFKDIANALLGVGIIVNSETTPGLLSLDKDYNNISKFLNRILGMPVDLQNRLFKYFTDTLAAIINQARKGGRFDLGILDLGAAGENVTRVKLVRFIRKHATGKAPAELHTVRVERGMIWQEAIEKYADLISENEGFYLSHQVRNNKRTAILAVELENQPQNALQSGKKKDGKPSKKEIMFQIYRPNTGLQVRHESLAEIEKKYKKVTMSDAEKHWTEQYDASVNTCSHAYWNGNCRNVSVGAECEVGLRQRLYSVLAGSVLSVWSRVEQILAMRNANNKMQVIRMKTTEGEKIVGTLIPKSCHDLLVQDLKSDAERVEEVNF
- the LOC106085723 gene encoding protein strawberry notch isoform X5; amino-acid sequence: MPKKIQSSPSVGMPTSSSNAGGNPESAGGMPSFNTSQLMGMAALAAAMFNATSETKSPTNSGNMNLNIGAIGGMGSMSGGLQASTSATAASRQNSTATSISYQANSGLNKAASLLAQMTMGLGNFEPAPAPVASTANNTGLSSQSKMNAIVLQKIQALVAANPQFLTSGIPNQLLQQLLMQPMKTIQKQVTNTPTTVVQHEEDEADYEEMGVAETYAEYWPAKLKLGKKHPDPVVETASLSSVEPCDVYYKLSIPLDTIQSGQLSALQLESITYASQAHDHLLPDGSRAGFLIGDGAGVGKGRTIAGIIYENYMKGRKKALWISVSNDLKYDAERDLNDIGAAKIEVYALNKFKYAKINSEVNNNVKKGVIFSTYSALIGESNNKTGKYKSRLKQLLQWCGEDFDGLIIFDECHKAKNLCPVGSGKPTKTGQTVLELQNKLPRARVVYASATGASEPKNMAYMVRLGLWGQGTAFPTFNDFIAAVEKRGVGAMEIVAMDMKLRGMYIARQLSFHGVTFKIEEVTLSKDFRRIYDESVQLWVEAMHKFIEAADLIDAESRMKKTMWGQFWSSHQRFFKYLCIAAKVNHVVHIAREAIKYGKCVVIGLQSTGEARTLEQLEREDGELTDFVSTAKGVFQSLVEKHFPAPDRNRINRILGLSEPENHKSTIQSIIAEVKAANRYKDDPSSSSTNNSSNKRKSSRSEMRNNKKSRNDSWNDSDDDDKDSDNESNNDSDFKNSESEESDAGNRSDSYESSDFNPFGASGSDSDTDPWLARAKKKKKKKTKTKDASSATAATSLGQGSMNNNNNSSNFLTLSNVSPPKKKAPVSTQDKIQDLLQKKQELKGTVTPIGVHGVKMNYGPPPKDAIERACSMKEELLRKIELLGERLPPNTLDQLIDELGGPDNVAEMTGRKGRVVQSDDGSIQYESRSEQDVPLETLNITEKQRFMDGTKDVAIISEAASSGISLQSDRRVRNQRRRVHITLELPWSADRAIQQFGRTHRSNQVNAPEYIFLISDLAGERRFASTVAKRLESLGALTHGDRRATETRDLSQFNIDNKYGRTALETVMKAIMGYEQPLVPPPTDYHGEFFKDIANALLGVGIIVNSETTPGLLSLDKDYNNISKFLNRILGMPVDLQNRLFKYFTDTLAAIINQARKGGRFDLGILDLGAAGENVTRVKLVRFIRKHATGKAPAELHTVRVERGMIWQEAIEKYADLISENEGFYLSHQVRNNKRTAILAVELENQPQNALQSGKKKDGKPSKKEIMFQIYRPNTGLQVRHESLAEIEKKYKKVTMSDAEKHWTEQYDASVNTCSHAYWNGNCRNVSVGAECEVGLRQRLYSVLAGSVLSVWSRVEQILAMRNANNKMQVIRMKTTEGEKIVGTLIPKSCHDLLVQDLKSDAERVEEVNF